A single genomic interval of Cottoperca gobio unplaced genomic scaffold, fCotGob3.1 fCotGob3_30arrow_ctg1, whole genome shotgun sequence harbors:
- the LOC115005478 gene encoding B-cell receptor CD22-like isoform X1, whose product MALPAAARGLVVFLLCVTEIQCESDWGVTYTSAEICAAKGSSVDMSCTYRYPTSKDGIQTYSIVTQHFWHLQKNLKDLSELPKYSGHVTYPCSSERENVCCLRITNLTESDSAEYMFRFITNQPGGSWSGVPGVKLTVSALQIQVTRVNQSSTEAELSCHSNCNDPSYVWFKNGQKVPEEASSYTNHFNPGDNISCALKGHEDSGSPSLYAPKLPSVSVSPGEIMKGSSVNLSCSSDANPAANYTWYKINQTLLSEGPQLVFSSIRSSDSGQYHCAAENELRRTTSANIFINVKYGPKLPSVSVSPSAEIEEGSSVTLSCSSDANPAANYTWYKEDGNLKPLSEDPQLVFSSIQSSDSGQYQCRAQNKLGMKESKSISIDVKYGPKLPSVSVSPSAEIEEGSSVTLSCSSDANPAANYTWYKEDEDSPKASGQNFTITDFRSEHSGNYYCEAQNSRGRRDSTLHLTVGAGQGILSAVVTMTAVLIIFILISVALWVRLLTRKEGAPKPSPEPKGGPDVSAQKPPAEQKDTLHYAVVHFSKRQADPINPDTRPALPQIHTSEEKVDSVEYATVKCNGVSTAPG is encoded by the exons AGATACAGTGTGAAAGTGACTGGGGAGTGACTTACACCTCTGCTGAGATCTGTGCTGCCAAAGGATCATCAGTGGACATGAGCTGCACCTACAGATACCCAACCTCTAAAGATGGCATTCAGACGTATAGTATAGTTACGCAACATTTCTGGCATTTGCAGAAAAATCTTAAAGATTTGTCAGAATTGCCGAAGTATTCCGGTCATGTGACGTATCCCTGCTcctctgagagagagaatgtCTGCTGTCTGAGGATCACAAACCTGACAGAGAGCGACTCAGCTGAGTACATGTTCAGGTTCATAACAAACCAACCGGGTGGAAGCTGGTCCGGTGTTCCTGGAGTCAAACTCACTGTCtcag CTCTCCAGATTCAGGTGACCAGAGTCAATCAGTCTTCTACCGAGGCAGAGCTGAGTTGTCACAGCAACTGCAACGATCCTTCTTATGTCTGGTTCAAGAATGGACAGAAAGTTCCTGAAGAAGCTTCTTCCTATACAAACCATTTTAATCCTGGAGACAACATATCCTGCGCTTTGAAGGGACACGAGGATTCCGGTTCTCCTTCACTGT ATGCTCCAAAGCTTCCCTCTGTGTCAGTGAGTCCTGGTGAAATCATGAAGGGCAGTTCAGTGAATCTGAGCTGTAGCAGTGATGCTAACCCAGCAGCTAACTACACCTGGTACAAGATTAACCAAACACTGCTCAGTGAAGGTCCACAGCTCGTCTTCAGTTCCATCCGGTCCTCTGACTCGGGACAGTATCACTGTGCAGCTGAGAACGAGCTGAGGAGGACAACATCAGCAAACATCTTcattaatgtgaaat ATGGTCCAAAGCTCCCCTCTGTGTCAGTGAGTCCATCTGCTGAGATAGAGGAGGGCAGTTCAGTGACTCTGAGCTGTAGCAGTGATGCTAACCCAGCAGCTAACTATACCTGGTACAAGGAGGATGGAAACCTCAAACCTCTCAGTGAAGATCCACAGCTCGTCTTCAGCTCCATCCAGTCCTCTGACTCTGGACAGTATCAGTGCAGAGCTCAGAACAAGCTGGGAATGAAGGAGTCTAAAAGCATCTCTATTGATGTGAAAT ATGGTCCAAAGCTTCCCTCTGTGTCAGTGAGTCCCTCTGCTGAGATAGAGGAGGGCAGTTCAGTGACTCTGAGCTGTAGCAGTGATGCTAACCCAGCAGCTAACTATACCTGGTACAAGGAGGATGAAGACTCGCCAAAAGCATCAGGACAGAACTTCACCATCACTGACTTCAGATCTGAACACAGTGGGAATTATTACTGTGAAGCTCAGAACAGCAGAGGACGTCGTGACTCCACCTTACACCTGACTGTTGGAGCAG GACAAGGGATATTATCAGCTGTTGTAACAATGACTGCTGTTTTAATTATCTTCATACTcatctctgtcgctctgtgggTGAG GCTCCTAACCAGGAAGGAGGGGGCCCCTAAACCCTCACCTGAGCCTAAAGGGGGGCCAGACGTAAGTGCACAG AAACCCCCCGCTGAGCAGAAGGACACCCTTCACTACGCCGTCGTGCACTTCTCTAAGAGACAAGCAGATCCTATCAACCCCGATACGAGACCAGCTCTGCCCCAAATACACACGAGTGAAGAGAAGGTGGACAGTGTGGAGTACGCTACTGTCAAGTGTAACGGCGTCAGTACCGCCCCAGGGTGA
- the LOC115005478 gene encoding B-cell receptor CD22-like isoform X2: MALPAAARGLVVFLLCVTEIQCESDWGVTYTSAEICAAKGSSVDMSCTYRYPTSKDGIQTYSIVTQHFWHLQKNLKDLSELPKYSGHVTYPCSSERENVCCLRITNLTESDSAEYMFRFITNQPGGSWSGVPGVKLTVSALQIQVTRVNQSSTEAELSCHSNCNDPSYVWFKNGQKVPEEASSYTNHFNPGDNISCALKGHEDSGSPSLYAPKLPSVSVSPGEIMKGSSVNLSCSSDANPAANYTWYKINQTLLSEGPQLVFSSIRSSDSGQYHCAAENELRRTTSANIFINVKYGPKLPSVSVSPSAEIEEGSSVTLSCSSDANPAANYTWYKEDGNLKPLSEDPQLVFSSIQSSDSGQYQCRAQNKLGMKESKSISIDVKYGPKLPSVSVSPSAEIEEGSSVTLSCSSDANPAANYTWYKEDEDSPKASGQNFTITDFRSEHSGNYYCEAQNSRGRRDSTLHLTVGAGQGILSAVVTMTAVLIIFILISVALWVRLLTRKEGAPKPSPEPKGGPDKPPAEQKDTLHYAVVHFSKRQADPINPDTRPALPQIHTSEEKVDSVEYATVKCNGVSTAPG; the protein is encoded by the exons AGATACAGTGTGAAAGTGACTGGGGAGTGACTTACACCTCTGCTGAGATCTGTGCTGCCAAAGGATCATCAGTGGACATGAGCTGCACCTACAGATACCCAACCTCTAAAGATGGCATTCAGACGTATAGTATAGTTACGCAACATTTCTGGCATTTGCAGAAAAATCTTAAAGATTTGTCAGAATTGCCGAAGTATTCCGGTCATGTGACGTATCCCTGCTcctctgagagagagaatgtCTGCTGTCTGAGGATCACAAACCTGACAGAGAGCGACTCAGCTGAGTACATGTTCAGGTTCATAACAAACCAACCGGGTGGAAGCTGGTCCGGTGTTCCTGGAGTCAAACTCACTGTCtcag CTCTCCAGATTCAGGTGACCAGAGTCAATCAGTCTTCTACCGAGGCAGAGCTGAGTTGTCACAGCAACTGCAACGATCCTTCTTATGTCTGGTTCAAGAATGGACAGAAAGTTCCTGAAGAAGCTTCTTCCTATACAAACCATTTTAATCCTGGAGACAACATATCCTGCGCTTTGAAGGGACACGAGGATTCCGGTTCTCCTTCACTGT ATGCTCCAAAGCTTCCCTCTGTGTCAGTGAGTCCTGGTGAAATCATGAAGGGCAGTTCAGTGAATCTGAGCTGTAGCAGTGATGCTAACCCAGCAGCTAACTACACCTGGTACAAGATTAACCAAACACTGCTCAGTGAAGGTCCACAGCTCGTCTTCAGTTCCATCCGGTCCTCTGACTCGGGACAGTATCACTGTGCAGCTGAGAACGAGCTGAGGAGGACAACATCAGCAAACATCTTcattaatgtgaaat ATGGTCCAAAGCTCCCCTCTGTGTCAGTGAGTCCATCTGCTGAGATAGAGGAGGGCAGTTCAGTGACTCTGAGCTGTAGCAGTGATGCTAACCCAGCAGCTAACTATACCTGGTACAAGGAGGATGGAAACCTCAAACCTCTCAGTGAAGATCCACAGCTCGTCTTCAGCTCCATCCAGTCCTCTGACTCTGGACAGTATCAGTGCAGAGCTCAGAACAAGCTGGGAATGAAGGAGTCTAAAAGCATCTCTATTGATGTGAAAT ATGGTCCAAAGCTTCCCTCTGTGTCAGTGAGTCCCTCTGCTGAGATAGAGGAGGGCAGTTCAGTGACTCTGAGCTGTAGCAGTGATGCTAACCCAGCAGCTAACTATACCTGGTACAAGGAGGATGAAGACTCGCCAAAAGCATCAGGACAGAACTTCACCATCACTGACTTCAGATCTGAACACAGTGGGAATTATTACTGTGAAGCTCAGAACAGCAGAGGACGTCGTGACTCCACCTTACACCTGACTGTTGGAGCAG GACAAGGGATATTATCAGCTGTTGTAACAATGACTGCTGTTTTAATTATCTTCATACTcatctctgtcgctctgtgggTGAG GCTCCTAACCAGGAAGGAGGGGGCCCCTAAACCCTCACCTGAGCCTAAAGGGGGGCCAGAC AAACCCCCCGCTGAGCAGAAGGACACCCTTCACTACGCCGTCGTGCACTTCTCTAAGAGACAAGCAGATCCTATCAACCCCGATACGAGACCAGCTCTGCCCCAAATACACACGAGTGAAGAGAAGGTGGACAGTGTGGAGTACGCTACTGTCAAGTGTAACGGCGTCAGTACCGCCCCAGGGTGA
- the LOC115005478 gene encoding B-cell receptor CD22-like isoform X3: MALPAAARGLVVFLLCVTEIQCESDWGVTYTSAEICAAKGSSVDMSCTYRYPTSKDGIQTYSIVTQHFWHLQKNLKDLSELPKYSGHVTYPCSSERENVCCLRITNLTESDSAEYMFRFITNQPGGSWSGVPGVKLTVSALQIQVTRVNQSSTEAELSCHSNCNDPSYVWFKNGQKVPEEASSYTNHFNPGDNISCALKGHEDSGSPSLYAPKLPSVSVSPGEIMKGSSVNLSCSSDANPAANYTWYKINQTLLSEGPQLVFSSIRSSDSGQYHCAAENELRRTTSANIFINVKYGPKLPSVSVSPSAEIEEGSSVTLSCSSDANPAANYTWYKEDGNLKPLSEDPQLVFSSIQSSDSGQYQCRAQNKLGMKESKSISIDVKYGPKLPSVSVSPSAEIEEGSSVTLSCSSDANPAANYTWYKEDEDSPKASGQNFTITDFRSEHSGNYYCEAQNSRGRRDSTLHLTVGAGQGILSAVVTMTAVLIIFILISVALWVRLLTRKEGAPKPSPEPKGGPDVSAQSSLFNVIETPR; encoded by the exons AGATACAGTGTGAAAGTGACTGGGGAGTGACTTACACCTCTGCTGAGATCTGTGCTGCCAAAGGATCATCAGTGGACATGAGCTGCACCTACAGATACCCAACCTCTAAAGATGGCATTCAGACGTATAGTATAGTTACGCAACATTTCTGGCATTTGCAGAAAAATCTTAAAGATTTGTCAGAATTGCCGAAGTATTCCGGTCATGTGACGTATCCCTGCTcctctgagagagagaatgtCTGCTGTCTGAGGATCACAAACCTGACAGAGAGCGACTCAGCTGAGTACATGTTCAGGTTCATAACAAACCAACCGGGTGGAAGCTGGTCCGGTGTTCCTGGAGTCAAACTCACTGTCtcag CTCTCCAGATTCAGGTGACCAGAGTCAATCAGTCTTCTACCGAGGCAGAGCTGAGTTGTCACAGCAACTGCAACGATCCTTCTTATGTCTGGTTCAAGAATGGACAGAAAGTTCCTGAAGAAGCTTCTTCCTATACAAACCATTTTAATCCTGGAGACAACATATCCTGCGCTTTGAAGGGACACGAGGATTCCGGTTCTCCTTCACTGT ATGCTCCAAAGCTTCCCTCTGTGTCAGTGAGTCCTGGTGAAATCATGAAGGGCAGTTCAGTGAATCTGAGCTGTAGCAGTGATGCTAACCCAGCAGCTAACTACACCTGGTACAAGATTAACCAAACACTGCTCAGTGAAGGTCCACAGCTCGTCTTCAGTTCCATCCGGTCCTCTGACTCGGGACAGTATCACTGTGCAGCTGAGAACGAGCTGAGGAGGACAACATCAGCAAACATCTTcattaatgtgaaat ATGGTCCAAAGCTCCCCTCTGTGTCAGTGAGTCCATCTGCTGAGATAGAGGAGGGCAGTTCAGTGACTCTGAGCTGTAGCAGTGATGCTAACCCAGCAGCTAACTATACCTGGTACAAGGAGGATGGAAACCTCAAACCTCTCAGTGAAGATCCACAGCTCGTCTTCAGCTCCATCCAGTCCTCTGACTCTGGACAGTATCAGTGCAGAGCTCAGAACAAGCTGGGAATGAAGGAGTCTAAAAGCATCTCTATTGATGTGAAAT ATGGTCCAAAGCTTCCCTCTGTGTCAGTGAGTCCCTCTGCTGAGATAGAGGAGGGCAGTTCAGTGACTCTGAGCTGTAGCAGTGATGCTAACCCAGCAGCTAACTATACCTGGTACAAGGAGGATGAAGACTCGCCAAAAGCATCAGGACAGAACTTCACCATCACTGACTTCAGATCTGAACACAGTGGGAATTATTACTGTGAAGCTCAGAACAGCAGAGGACGTCGTGACTCCACCTTACACCTGACTGTTGGAGCAG GACAAGGGATATTATCAGCTGTTGTAACAATGACTGCTGTTTTAATTATCTTCATACTcatctctgtcgctctgtgggTGAG GCTCCTAACCAGGAAGGAGGGGGCCCCTAAACCCTCACCTGAGCCTAAAGGGGGGCCAGACGTAAGTGCACAG TCCTCTTTGTTTAATGTAATAGAAACCCCCCGCTGA